The Chiloscyllium punctatum isolate Juve2018m chromosome 27, sChiPun1.3, whole genome shotgun sequence DNA segment TCTGAACTTGCTGAAAGGAATGCGAAGAGTCAGAGCATTTTGGCTATTGTTGTTTATGGTAGCCTGATTTGGTTGAGATATTTCACAATTATTAACACTATTTTTACCAACAATGCACTTACAACTGCATATATTTCAGTGACAGTTGTATTTCCTTGCATAAAACTGGTATAGCAGTACAGTTTATTGCTGAGCATATCCTCCAATGATATTATATAAAATAAGGTTGATTTAACATGATTTAAGAAATCTATATCTCACCTATGGTGAGATATGTGGCAGAATCGTATGAGAAGTTCAGCAAGGTCCACCTCTACATCAGGATcatctcatgtctttttttaatgcAATTGCCAGGCATTTCAGGCGGGCTTCTCACTGGACAGCAGCGAGTTGCCAATTAGGGGGATCATTGCTTGTCTAATACCTTGTTAACAGCCCAAGTCGCCTCACTAATAAAAAGCTTTCTAAGTTACCAAATGCACCAAACAAGCTTGGTATTGAGTAACTTCAACATGGGAATCTGAGTGAGTTTGTGGCGACTGTAGCTCACCACTTGCTTCAAAGGACCTCAATATTGGACTCaaggcaccaacatctcagggcacgcTCAGTGGACACTGGCCACACTCACCTCATATTCATGGACATTAGCACCAAACTCAATGAATCCACATTGCACATCTTTAATCCATGTACAGGATGATTCCTCACTTTGTGCTGCAATGGCAGTATCATTGTAAAGCTGCTGCAAAGAACACTGTGCACTCAGGAACACGAGCCAGCTCACAGATTGGACAAGGTGCATCTCTGGGTTTGTTGCTCACTGTCATAGTGCTCACTCACTCTGAGCCTAGCTGGATGCTTGCAGCATCACTGCTTTGCTTTAGCATACATTGCCTACACAGCCAGGGCTATCAGGCTTACATTATTAGTATCTTACCTTGCcatttagtgcagacacaaagaCAAGAAGTTTGTCATGACTGtcagcaggcctcagtcaagACAAAGGAATGCAACCTCCAATACCAATCCAGGGGCTTTGAGATGGTCAGTCAGTCACATGAGTTTGTCATAGTTAGGATACTGTCCACATAATGGGTGAGAAGCCAAATGACAGGAAGCCCACCACCTATCTTGACTCTTTCTGTCCTGTTACGGCCTATGTGCCTTCGGaaatgagggagagggaggaaatatTGGAGACGAAGTGTGTAGTGGCACAGCCATCCAGATGGAGAAATGTGAGTGAGTAGGCATGTGGGATGGTGGCATCGTTGGATTTGGGAGTGGGTGACAGCAAGTgaggaagatgttgcaggcaacaAGCCTTCATAAGTGGTGGGTAAAGTAGCAGAGATAAAGTGAATGGGAGGGATCAGGGAGAAGATGAGCAGGCTGAGCAGATGTTGAGCACTTAGGAGTGTAGAAGAAAACTGACCTCCTTCCTACTAGTGCTGACCATTTCTCCAGATGACTGAGACTGCTCTAATATGTGTGACAACCTCAGATTAGATTGGCATGGTCTGGTGGCATGGGAAGGAGGAAATCCGACCTCTGCACCCTCCTATCTAGGAAGACCCTGTGTCCCTGCCTGCAAAGTAGGCTGCAAATTATCCCGGTGTTCCCTGTGGAAGTGTCAAGATTTGCACAACGGCTCCGGAATGATAGTGCTTGTATGAGTGCTCATTTGGCTTTAAAAGACCATGTGGGTGTGAGGAATGACAGTGTGCTCAGGGATATCCTGTCAGTGGCAGGCATTCTGGGAATAGGGTGTGTTAAAGAGAGATTGGAATCAGATAAGAGGGACACTGTAGGGTTGGGGTAGGTATTTAATGTGCCACATTTGGTAAGATATGGCGAGAAACATTCCAAAAGACTTGATGCAAATCACTTAGCCAATAAATGTACAATTCCGCCCACAGACTAGTGAATTGACAAAGAAGCCAAATTTAGTTCAAATTATCTCACAAATAATTGCATGTTGCCAAAGTTGGGTAATCGTAGAGAGGTGTATTGTTTCCAAATTCATTGAGCTTGAAATGCAAGAGGAAAACTTGAGCATGAATTCCAGTTATATTGTTGCCCAATTTCTCCTTTGACCTGTTGTGGCAGGAGCAGTGTGAAGACAGGAAGGTGTTTGAGCTTCTTCCTAATTATCCCCCTCATTTACCAAGTGGGCAATTGTCAGAAAGTGATTACTTTTGTGGTTGGCTGGATGTATTAAGTTTGGTCATGTTAAGGAACGGCAGGTCAGTTTTCCACCATTGGCACACACTGTTCAaaatgaaaattaaaaaaaaatgaagctgCATTAAAAGAAAACTACCTGTAAGTTTCCTTAGTGACCTAGAATGCCTCTTGGTGTCATGTGAGATCTGATTCTTGGATTCGGTGTACAGATATACAAACTCTGGATCTCCGACTGATACAAGAAGTCAAATCATGCTGCCCATCACTTCGTAGGAAATCATTATTCCTTCAAAGTGTAGCAACTTTACCTTGACATTGATTAAATTACTTACCTCATTGTATTTTCCAGCTGGCTGTTTTTATTTACTATGCAGTCTGGAAGCCTCAGAAACAATGGATTACCTTGGACACCGGGGTGTTGGACAGTCCATTCATTTACAGGCCAGACAGGAGACAAGAAGCTTGGAGATTTATCTCGTACATGCTAGTGCATGCTGGGTAAGTGTTTCTTACACAAAAAAATGCAGGAAATATCTGGAATTGGACCTCAATAGTAATTAGCTTTAGTGTATCCTTTTAAAACTAAGTGGCCATCACAATGACAAGTACCATATGACACACTGAGCTATTACTGATGAAATTAGCTGGCTACTGTCATCTGTGGAAATGAAAGAGTATTACAAATTACTTCCCTGTCAACAGCTAGGGAGAGAAGATAAGATATTCAATATTTTATTCAGGTGGAAGTAAATTTGAGGGTGACAACACTTCTTTAAATAGTTGTATAACTTGTACATGTCTGCAGCAAAATACTGTACTGTTGTGAAAAAATATATAAGTAACATTGGGTTTTAATGGTTGTTGAATTATTATAACTTATGATATTGTATTTCTACCAACAATAATCTACCAATTTGTACACTTGGTAACCAAGCTGCATATCCTGTGCATAATTGCTGTGGAATAATTTAACTTGCTGTTCGATTGCACTAAACATTATGAGCTAACATTTATGTGGGTTTTGATTATCAAAATAAAACTgttcactctgatctcacctttATTGGGCATGACCTTTGTCTTGCATTGCACAGTCCTTTACAATTGCTACGTACCTCATATGTATACATCTCAAATGCTTGCATCTACCCGTTAATCCCTGCATGGTAAGTTCCATTGCACACCTAGGCAGCTTAGAGAGAATGTTGAGCCTGactcaaagttaaaaatgacataacagcaggctatagtccaacaggtttatttggaagcactagctttcggaatgctgctccttcatcaggtggttgacaacCTAGTGCTGGAAGCtcgtgctcccaaataaacctgttgcactataacctggtgttgtgtgatttttaactgtgtacactctagtccaacaccggcatccccGATTCGAGTCTGAATCGTTTTCTGATATAACTGGGCTTGAATTTGAGGCCATTTGGTCAGCTGTTAAAAATTTAGAAAAGATGTTATAACTTTCAATGTTGACCCGTGTAGAATTTCCTGCTCATTAGGATATAATTGGCCCAATAGGCTTACAGAGCCTCTTTGGAGTTACCAAGATGTGGTACCATTCTTAATCCCATTCCCACACAGTTCTGAGTTTCACTCCTTTCAATGGTGCCTTAACATTGGCTGATTGGTTTGCTGTCACAAGGCTTTTTACATTTAGAGAACAGTGAAATAATACATAGAAAGCTTTCATTTCAACATATCACCATCTTTTTCAGATTGGATTATTGGAAGTATGTTAAACATAAATTTGATTGAGAAAAATATTCTTTTGGTTTAAAGCTCCTGCACCACCAAACTCAGTTTTTCACCAATTCACAGAAATGGAGCAAAAAATAGCAGAAACCAAGAGCCTCCAGCAATGCCACTGACTTTTTGAATTTGAACATATGAAAAGGCATGCATGTTTAATCAAATCATTTCATAGAGTGAGGTAAACATCCTGAACATCTATGAAATCTAGCCAAACAGGTCCTTATCTAGAAAAGTACTCTGCAACTAAAATATAAAATGCATGAAATCCACTGTAATGAAGGATGACTTTGCTGTTTGGAATCATGAATGGCTAGTGGTTTGCCTGAATCAAAACATGTTTGTAATGGCAAAGACATTTTCCTCTGGATATGAGCATAACTAGGATAACAACAATGTTGTTTCCACCATACATTAATCATTGTCAAGTTGGTGAAAGGCATATTGACAAATATCTGGAAATAATCTGTTCACTTTTGTGTCTGCAGTGTCCAGCACATTATAGGGAATCTGGTTATGCAACTTATTTTGGGAATTCCATTAGAGTTGGTTCACAAAGGTCATCGGGTTGGGCTGGTCTATCTTGCAGGGGTAATTGGAGGTAAGTTAATTTTATGGTTTCATGATCCTTTTAGATGCCATTTCCAAACAATGGGATTAACATTGAGGAATTGTTTTGCTTTAGGAGGGAGGGTAAAATTAGCCTATCAAAGGACATCAGGTTGAAGTTTTCACACACTAATtcatggtgtgtctgtgtgagtaatGTTGTGTGCTATCCTTTTGCAATGTTTTTTGTATGTAGGTCTCTCCGCATCATTCCAAACGTGTTTGAACATTTCCAAATCTAACTTGGAATAGCTACTTTTAGAGAAACTTACACTTGCTGCTACAGTGTAACTGTCCACATTGCAGGAGGCAATTCATGTTACAAATTGAAAGACTCTCCTCTACTTCTTGGAAATAATTGATTTCTGTCTCAAGGACATATGAAGACCGTACCTTCAATATTAACCGTCTGATACCACACAATGGATGGAAAAGGGTTGCACTAAACCATCAAAAATATAAGATGTGACCGTGACCTACCCTATATGCATTGCTGTTTGAAGCAGAGACAGATATTGGGTGTCTTGATTATGCCCTCATGGGGAGGGCATTCCATCATTAAAATATCAGACTTTCATAATGCAATTGCAAGCCTAATTTAGAATCAACTGCTGCTTAACAGGCTTCCAAGGCAGTAGGAAAACTCAGCAGTGAAACTGTGCTGAGAATGATAGACACTTGCACAGGGTGCACCAAGGTCAGGAATTCTAATCTCAATGCAGGTTCAATGTGCAAACTGTTTTCTCAATTTGCTATGGGTAATAGTATGCAGGAGCACTTGTTGTGAAAGATGTATTTGTACAATGTGAAGATGATTTTTCCACCAAAAGTATACTTTCTTTATATAGTTTTGGTAAGTATATTAATAACAGTTCAAATTTGACACATCgtaacagtgcagaaggaggcccttcaacccatcaaggctgcaccaactctccaaatGAGTATTcatttgtaaccctgcattcctccTTCTCAGATAACAATCTAATGTCCTTTTGAATATTTGAATGCCTCCAGTAGAGCATCAGACAGTGCAGACCTTAAGTGTAATGTGATTGAATAACTTGCAATAAAGTACGAGAAGCTTGATCTCACTAACAGGTTTATGATATGTACTTCTCGTATGGAAGTATTTGCAAAGAACATTATGGTGGATGGTGCTGTAGCTGCTTTAGACTGGACTTTCAATGAGGAAGAGAACGACCCTCATCAAGTCACGCTGTGGAGAGAAGTGTAGGTGAACAGGAGAGAAGGAAACAATAGGGAGAGTTAAAATTTTCAGGAGGGAATTAATTACTAAACCCACCTAACATGATCTACAGGATAGAGGCTTAGCTTCTTTGACCTCTTAGAGGCACAATGCTGTCAATGTTTGAGGTCTTATCTCAGGTAGAAGCAGACTCCATCCTttcttggcaaaagtgaggactgcagatgctggagatcagagtcaggagtgtggtgctggaaaagcacagcaggtcaggcagcatccaaggagctgaagagcttttgcctgaaatgttgattttcctgctccttggatgcttccagacctgctgtgcttttccagcgccacactctcgactccatcTTTGTTTAACCTGGTATTTGTGTGTGGTTGTGAAAGTCGTCACAATCCTCAACTTTAATTTGCCTCTGATTCCGTCTGGGGCACCATCAGAACCATAGCAGAAGTCTTGCATTCAAAAGTCATATAACCTTCCCCTGTGGTGACAATGGCCAAAATGTGTGGACATTTGGAATCAGGTTTCTGGTTGATCTCCCACAAGTGCAGGATGTGGGATTTGCtgtaacaaacacagagaatgctggagaaactcagtaagtctggcagcatttgtggcgagagagagtgaacatTCCAAGTCCAGTATGACTTATTCAGAATTCTGCTTGACCAGCTGgttttctccaacattttctgtgtttgtttcagatttccagcaatcaCAAGTCTTTTGATTTCATTTCAGCATGCAACTTGCTTTGTTAAACCTATCATTCCGAGCTGGTGTGTGTGACTTGTACACCTGACATCTCAGAGGTTGTACAAGGGGCTATAATTATTTTATTAAACCAGGTTTCTGTAAGCTACTAACAACTACATATTAAATAAAAATAGGCCTTATACCTGTACCTAAAATAGATGCTTTTGAGTTGTGCATTGCAGCAAAAGACTGGATATGATAAGATTAATCATTTAGAATTTATGGTTTAGATTCTCAGCAGAAATGAAAGAGATGGGACCACATGAAATATGCCTGCCTATATATATAATCTCATTCAAACATTATCTATAAATCTTGATGTTTATCCAGACATTTAAACAATTGCAAGCTGGAACATACCTGTGCCTGGTGTATAGCTTTGTGCTGGATTATGGCATGATTCAGTGACCCTTTTAAAGTGGTTAAGGAATCAATGCAATCTATAGGTTTGGGTGCCACTTCTTAAAAATTAAGACATGGCTGAGTGTACAAACCTGTAACAAGCCACTAGTATTTGTTAAAGACTGTCTCCAGATGTCTCTCCTCACAAGGTGATGCTGAATGATTCTCAGGCCAGAAGATTAGCTTGGTTTAAGTGGACATCTCTGCAACTATCCAGTTTTGACCACAATACATACCCAGTGGTTTAACATTTAAGTGGAGAATTAAAGCACATATGTACTTTCATCAATTGGCAATTGTGATTCATATTCTTTTATGTGCACTGTGTATTTATGTACATGAGAACAGGATCAGGGTGGTAAAGGGGAAATTAAATTAACTAAGGGTATGTTTGCTTTGTGATCAGAGCAGAACTTTTGTAACTGAGAACTATTAGATCTGGTAAATTATGTTGTGCTGAGCTGGAATGGTTCATGTTCTACACTTGATGTTGGACAAGGGAGCTTACATCCGGTTTCCTGTTTTCCTTTTGTTGCAGGCTCATTGGCTAGCTCAATATTTGATCCAATGCTTCGCCTAGTTGGAGCTTCAGGTGGAGGATATGCTTTAATGGGAGGCTACTTTATGAATGTCTTAGTGGTAAGTGGTTAGAATTAATTAATATTTTATTTATGTCGTGTGTgggggctttggggagtcaggaggcaaTCAGTAGAAAAACGTTTTAACCAATTCATGTGTTTTATTTACTTAAagtgtcatttttttaaaaaaacatttttaccCAGATTACATTTTAGCAAAGATGTAGGGACCAGGGTGTAACACCAGAGAATGATATCAAGATGCACACAGTAGGGAAGACACATGGTATTAAACAGGAAATAGTATGTTATTAGATCGTGTCAGAGTAAGAGGGAAAGTAATAATATTAAGTTAGGACTGCATTTTATGTAAATGTTATTGAGCTATAGGTAGCTACATGGAAGTATAATGTTATAGTAATGACGGATGATGGCCTCATATGGTGCAGCAGGATATTAAATAATCCCGAATACAATTTGTTCAGAAATTATATAGAAGAAGGAAAAGAGGAGGAGCAGCAGtatttattaatattaatattaagTGCTAATTATTGAGAGAATGTCCCAGAGGAATCTTGAGCTAAGTAACAAAAAGGGTATAATTGTATTGCTTGATTTGATCTATAGACCATCAACCTTGGGAATGATGTAGAGGAGCAAATTTGTGAACAAATTAGAGAGAAGTGTAAGAATTATAGGACAGTTTTCGTGGATGACTTTAATTATCAGAATGTAGAACAGGAGCACAGTGAGATAATATCCAGAaaattgagcctgctccatcttTCTCTATGATGATGCCTGCTCTTGAGCTTTGACAGTACTTTCCCACCCACTCCCCACTTCCGCGTTGCTTTATATGATCTGCAAACTTTGATACTTTATTCTTTGACTCTTCATCTATCTCATATGTATTGTAAAAACACAGGCCTCAGCTCTGCCATTGTGGCACTACACTAGTCACAGCTATGCCAACTAGAAAATGATACATTCATGCCTGCTATTTGCTTTCTGTTctttaaccaatcctctatccatttaAATTCACAAGACCTTATTTTGCCAGTTAATCTTGTGTGCTGCCTTATCAAATGTTTTTGGAAATCCTAGTATATTACATCTATTGTTCTCCGTTATCTACCATACTAGTTACATATTCAAAGAATTTTGAAACATTAATCATACATGATTTCTCAATTGTGAAACTGGTTAATTTGAATCATACAGTGATTTTCTAAAAATGTTGTTGAGACTTGTTTAATAGCAGATTTCAGTACTGTCAATCCAAGTGtatttctcttttttatttctcTCCTTTCATGAATAAATGTGTTACCTTGGCTAATGTCCTATTTGCTGGATTCATTCCAGAATCTAAGAAATGTAGGAAATACAGCCATAGATTCCATGATCCACTAGGTCTGCAGTTATCTCTCTTTCAGAATTTGAGAATGTTAGCCATCAGGCCCTGGCCATTTATTGGATTGGAATCCAATTAGTTTGTCTAGTAGTTTTTTCTCTTCTGGTATGACTTTCCTTAATTTTCTCCTTTTTATTGTCTAACCTTCTATTACTTATATTCAATGCCCACTCCTGCACAAAAGATATTTGTTCAACATCTTTGCCATTTACTCATTCCCCATAATAATTgctccactctctgtccaatgGACCAGCATTGACTTTGGCTGCTCTCTTGCTGTTTGTACACTTATAAAAGTTCTTAGAATCAGTCCTAGTAATTTTATATTATTTAAACTAATTTTTGGACTGGGGTTATGGTAATATAAAGGATGAAATGTATTCATATGCAGGAACTCATTCTCTGTGGAAAAAAGGTGTCAGCCTTGTGCCCTCTTTAAATTACACAGAACTTGGGAAGCCTGCAGTTTCCTGTTGCTTTCTCCATGACACTGCCAACCAATGAAGACTCTTCTTCTGTAGTATAAATTGTTCTtatcatttgaaatttggcattcttgcacaGATTGGGAGCTAGGATTAGATGTATTCCATTACAATTATCTTTACCGCCTAGTTTGGCTTATTCAGTGGACTTGACGATCAATAATCTTTATTGATAACATTGAAAAAATTAACATATCAGTTCAGTTTTGACACAATTATTCAAGTTGGACCAGATTAATGAAATATTCAGATGGCCTCGATACATATTTTGTATTCTAAACATGTTTGGATATCGCAAAGGACAAAGAAAGCTAAACATCCATGGAGAAATAAACACTCGTACATTCCTTTGCTTAAATGTTATTGTAGGAAATTTAAATGTGCCCATCTGCCTTCATGAGTGTGAATTCCTGAGTGATTTGTGAATTCCTGAAAGCTAAGCAGGGTGATAAGCAAAGCGATCTCTTGCCTTTTAAGGGAAAACAACACCAACATTAGGAGCTATTTTCATTTTATTTCCTGCATTAGTACCAAATCTCTCCTCCTCAAGAAACTATTTGCATTTTGTGGCACTTCAGCTATTTTCTCGTTTGCTATATTAAATGATTGTTTACTCCATTGAAGGAAGTCTGGAGGGGGAGCAGTTCTCATGAACTAAGCAGTCAGTTGTAACATTTTAGCAACAGACTGCACAGATCAGTTCACCAACATCAAGTACAAGAGGAGCATTACACCATCGAATCTCCATGAGATTTTTGCCATTCATCCAAATCTTAGACATCAAATGGACCTTATTTGTGTGCAAGAGCTCGAGATAATTCCAAAAATAACTGCAGCTCCATAATATTTATATTTGTTTGCTTGCAGAACTTCCGACAAATGGTGCCACTATTCGGTGTTTTCAGATTAGCTTTTATTTTGATCATAGGTAAGTATTCTTCACATTTTGTAGTACAATTTTGCAATTCTCTCTAGTTTCCTCTGTTGATCATTTATCATCACATAGAAGTCATGATGTGGTATGACAGGGAATCTCTGATTGTAGAGATGTATCTAACAGCTACTCCATAGAGAAACAATATTAGAGGTGAACTACTTTGGAGCTTTTAATAACATTACACAATCATCATTGCCTTGAATGAGAGGAGATTCACTGAGATTGTAGCCTTGGGTTTTGCAGAGTCAGGATACTGTTAAGTTAACATGCTTTTAATAATGATGGGTGGGTCCCAATGTCCCAATTTCAGggttctgaaccctttctgagACTTTTGTATTTTTAGCAGCATATTTTAAGAATTTTGACTGATTTGATTGGCGTACTCACATCCTCCATTCCTGACTTGACATGTCTCCTTCTCTGAAATTGTCAAGGAATTAgactaattttttaaaaaacttgtgGTTTTGGACACAACTATTGTCTACATTAGGGAACCTTTTGTGGCACATTAATGCCGATTGATTCAACATAGATTGCATAAAACCAATTAATCTTACAGTGACAATAAGAAATATTAAATAGAAAGTTTTAAAAATGAGCCGACATTCATAAATTTTCACCATTCTAAAAACCTTACTTTGCTACTGGGCAATAAAAGTGACAATCATATTGACCCTTCAAGCATCAACAGCAGAAGTAGCAAGCATTTAAAATCTGTAATCTTGTGTAAATAAACAGTGTGCAATTGAAAGCAGAAATTAGACAGCCAAAGTAATACTCTTCTTGAAGCCGAGCTGTTTTACCAAACTAATGGATTCTCAGGAACTTCGGCCATCTGGCAGCCTATGTATCTACCTCCACTCTCTTTTTTTGGGTCAGCTGGATCAACACCAGTCTTCATCTGGATCCCAGATAGGAAGATCCCACATTTCCAGGACCTTCCTCCTTAGACAGGCTCACATGGTTCAGAAATGTTCCGTGTACTGTTAGGTGTGTCAAAGATAAAAATCCAGGCCCATATCAAATTTGGAATACCAAATAAAATATTCTTGCTCATGAATAAATAAGTAGCATTCACTTTTAACAACATAATCTCCCCTCGCATGTAAGTTCCTTGATAGTTTGTTTAATTAAAGAGTTTGAAGTAGACAATTCCACTGCACTTGACTAGGACACTTTAGTTAAATCTTCTGTCATGAGTGATTTCAGTCCATGCTTCTGTATTGACCATGTTTGGGAAAGCCGACATTTGACATATTTTAAATTTAGTCTTTTGGTGCCATCCATTTGTATTTTCTGGTTATTCAATTATATGGTTTAAATTAATCATTTGAATATACCTATTTACAGTTGGTACTGATGTGGGGTTTGCCCTATATAGAAGGTTCCTTGTTGGAGGAGATGGTTTGCGTGTAAGTATTCCAGATATCTATCTTAACCTCTCACTACTAAGACATTCTTGCACATAACCTTTAATATGATAATCTAACAAATTAACAAAGTGTTTAACAGACAGCAAACTAATGCTTGATAATGATGACTTATGACAGCCTTGGATTATTGGTAACACTTCCAGCTTAGAATTCAGATTTTGCTCCAAAGGCTTGAATTCATAGAAccttagagatatacagcacagaaagagaccatttggtccaacttgtccatgccaactagatatcctaaactgatctagtcccatctgattaaattagattccctacagtatggaaacaggcccttcggcccaacaagtccacaccaaccatccaaagagcaacccacccagacccattcccctacatttacccctgactaatgcacctaacactacgggcaatataacgtggccaattcacctaacctgcacatctttggactgtgggaggaaaccggagcacccggaggaaacccggggagaatgtgcaaactccacacagactgttgcctgaggcaggaattgaacccaggtccctggcgctgtgaggcagcagtgctaaccactgagccactgtgccacctgccATGGTGccaacatttgacccatatccctctaaacccttctgattcatgtacccatcgagatgccttttaaatgtggtaattacagccacctccaccacctcctctggcagcacgttccataAAGGCACCACCctttgcttgaaaaagttgccccatataaatctttcccctctcaccttaaatctaggctctctagttttggatttcccCTCCCCTGGCAAAAAgatcttggttattcaccctatccatgcccctcttgattttataaactacaataaggtcactcctcaggaGATAAAAGCCTGagattcagcctctccatgtagctcaaatcctccaatcctgtcaacttccttgtaaatcttttctgaaccctttcaagtttaacaacagctttctacagcatggagaccagaattgaatgtagttctctgaaagtggcctcaccaacatcctgtactgtACAGCCATAGCATGAcgtcccaacacctatactcaatgcatgaccaatgaaggcaagcgtgctaaatgtcttcactaccctgtttacctgtgactctattttcaaggaactatacacTTGTACCCTTAGGTCTGTTTGGCAACACTGCGCAGGGCCCTACCATGGATTGTCTAAATCCTGCTCTgctttgccttaccaaaatgcaacacctcacatttatctaaattaaatagCATCTGCCATTCCCTGGTCCATTGGTCAACTGAGATATAATGAAAAGGGAGAATTT contains these protein-coding regions:
- the rhbdl2 gene encoding rhomboid-related protein 2 isoform X3; protein product: MEMNPTEEENENLNEERNRESQKCSAWCQKVHTTVSNWMLPEDMRSRYLERANCLPPPIFIISISLAELAVFIYYAVWKPQKQWITLDTGVLDSPFIYRPDRRQEAWRFISYMLVHAGVQHIIGNLVMQLILGIPLELVHKGHRVGLVYLAGVIGGSLASSIFDPMLRLVGASGGGYALMGGYFMNVLVNFRQMVPLFGVFRLAFILIIVGTDVGFALYRRFLVGGDGLRKLIFFWLYFLTAVISFC
- the rhbdl2 gene encoding rhomboid-related protein 2 isoform X1, producing MEMNPTEEENENLNEERNRESQKCSAWCQKVHTTVSNWMLPEDMRSRYLERANCLPPPIFIISISLAELAVFIYYAVWKPQKQWITLDTGVLDSPFIYRPDRRQEAWRFISYMLVHAGVQHIIGNLVMQLILGIPLELVHKGHRVGLVYLAGVIGGSLASSIFDPMLRLVGASGGGYALMGGYFMNVLVNFRQMVPLFGVFRLAFILIIVGTDVGFALYRRFLVGGDGLRVSFVAHIAGGLAGMTIGYVVFSCYNQKLLKDVRFWVSILAYVSCVVFAIIFNIFLSPAA
- the rhbdl2 gene encoding rhomboid-related protein 2 isoform X2 — its product is MEMNPTEEENENLNEERNRESQKCSAWCQKVHTTVSNWMLPEDMRSRYLERANCLPPPIFIISISLAELAVFIYYAVWKPQKQWITLDTGVLDSPFIYRPDRRQEAWRFISYMLVHAGVQHIIGNLVMQLILGIPLELVHKGHRVGLVYLAGVIGGSLASSIFDPMLRLVGASGGGYALMGGYFMNVLVNFRQMVPLFGVFRLAFILIIVGTDVGFALYRRFLVGGDGLRAHKYPKDVENHETTPRETFR